One Oryza brachyantha chromosome 3, ObraRS2, whole genome shotgun sequence DNA segment encodes these proteins:
- the LOC102717051 gene encoding transcription repressor OFP7-like produces the protein MAKRLFHSCRSPSAADAVVTSTCLLASDHQSVVTGSAGQCRIPRRRPQPPGGCGAADYATGDIPPPRGPPAYRWLKSSQWHVIEVAGVTDDDHTPRLKIDARRRLRRSRRRHHHRLHRRADPASGSSGDSGWFTSDEDSYANSCGVGGEAETLVASTTTESSSGASGNCGGGEADGVVVDGSFAVIKRSDDPRADFRQSMAEMVVGRAIYDADGLERLLRCFLALNHQRHRRDIVAAFGDVWEAVFSCPTSRRGVVTSDPAIRKAAATVSNRP, from the coding sequence ATGGCCAAGCGACTCTTCCACTCCTGCCGCTCCCCCTCCGCGGCGGATGCGGTGGTCACCTCCACCTGCCTCCTCGCCAGCGACCACCAGTCTGTCGTCACCGGCAGTGCTGGCCAGTGCCGTATcccgcgccggcggccccAACCCCCGGGTGGCTGCGGCGCCGCTGATTACGCTACCGGCGATATCCCACCGCCGCGCGGACCACCTGCCTACCGCTGGCTCAAGAGCTCGCAGTGGCACGTTATCGAGGTCGCTGGGGtcaccgacgacgaccacaCGCCCCGCCTCAAGATcgacgcgcgccgccggctgcggcgctcccgccgacgccaccaccaccgcctgcACCGTCGGGCGGACCCGGCGAGCGGGTCGTCGGGAGACAGTGGGTGGTTCACCAGCGACGAGGACTCGTACGCGAACAGCTGCGgtgtcggcggcgaggccgagacGCTGGTGGCGTCGACCACGACGGAGTCTTCGTCCGGCGCGAGCGGgaactgcggcggcggcgaggcggacggGGTGGTAGTGGACGGGAGCTTCGCGGTGATTAAGCGCTCCGACGACCCCCGCGCCGACTTCCGCCAATCCATGGCCGAGATGGTGGTGGGGCGCGCAATCTACGACGCCGACGGGCTCGAGCGCCTCCTGCGGTGCTTCCTGGCGCTCAACCaccagcgccaccgccgcgacaTCGTCGCTGCCTTCGGCGATGTGTGGGAAGCCGTCTTCTCTTGCCCGACGTCGCGGCGTGGCGTTGTCACGTCCGACCCTGCGATCCGCAAGGCGGCCGCAACCGTGTCAAATCGTCCGTAG